From Halapricum desulfuricans, a single genomic window includes:
- a CDS encoding 50S ribosomal protein L18e, with translation MSKSNPRLSSLIADLKSAARSSGGDVWGDVADRLEKPRRTHAEVNLGRIERYAQEDETVVVPGKVLGSGVLQKDVTVAAVDFSSSAETKIEQVGETVSLETAVQDNPEGSNVRVIR, from the coding sequence ATGAGTAAGAGTAACCCGAGACTCAGTAGTCTCATCGCCGATCTGAAGTCGGCCGCCCGGTCCTCGGGCGGAGATGTCTGGGGCGACGTTGCCGACCGGCTGGAAAAGCCGCGGCGCACCCACGCAGAAGTCAATCTGGGACGTATCGAACGATACGCCCAGGAGGACGAGACCGTGGTCGTCCCGGGCAAGGTTCTCGGCAGTGGTGTCCTGCAGAAGGACGTCACTGTCGCGGCCGTCGACTTCTCTAGCTCGGCCGAGACAAAGATCGAACAAGTCGGCGAGACCGTCTCGCTCGAAACAGCAGTACAGGACAATCCCGAAGGGTCCAACGTGCGGGTGATCCGATGA
- a CDS encoding 50S ribosomal protein L13 translates to MKADTIDADVIVDARDCIMGRVASQVAERAMDGETIAVVNAERAVITGREGAVKEKYRTRRDLGSDKGPAYPKRPDGIFKRAVRGMIPYKEQQGREAFENVRVYVGNPYDEDGEILEGTSLDRLSKIKFVQLDELAESLGANVTW, encoded by the coding sequence ATGAAAGCAGATACGATCGACGCCGACGTGATCGTCGACGCCCGTGATTGCATCATGGGTCGTGTGGCGAGTCAGGTCGCAGAACGCGCGATGGACGGGGAGACGATCGCCGTCGTCAACGCCGAGCGCGCCGTTATCACCGGCCGCGAAGGCGCCGTGAAGGAGAAGTACCGGACGCGGCGGGATCTGGGTTCGGACAAGGGTCCGGCCTACCCCAAACGCCCCGACGGGATCTTCAAGCGCGCGGTCCGTGGCATGATTCCCTACAAGGAACAGCAAGGTCGCGAGGCCTTCGAGAACGTCCGCGTCTACGTGGGCAACCCCTACGACGAGGACGGAGAGATCCTCGAGGGCACGTCGCTGGATCGGCTATCGAAGATCAAGTTCGTCCAGCTGGACGAACTCGCGGAGAGCTTGGGAGCGAACGTAACATGGTAA